CCTTTCCACCACCACCTGCTCCTGGCAGCGTGTATGCACGGCGGCTTTCAGATCTTCAACTGCCAGAAGGCGATAGGCGAGTGGGGGCCCCGTGGCcggcaggcctggggtgggggttccCAGTGTCCCTGCTCCCTGGCTCTGCCAGACAACTCCTGCACATTCCCAGGCTCACACCCCAGTCCCTCCGAGGCCCATAGCTGGGCCAGGCCTGAACTCAGGCTGGTGCTCTGCTTCCTAGCCACAGTCCTCACCTGACCAGCTCAGTCACCCGGGTACCTCCCACTGGTTAGCTGTCCTCTGCCCCGTTAGGACTCTGCTCTGGAAGCGTCACTAGCGGTCTCTTCTGTAGCCGTCCTTTGCCCACTTTCTGCCACGTCCTTCCCGCCTGTGCACAGTTTGGTCCGCACGCTTCAGCTGTCTCCCCCTTGCTCCCGCTCTCTGGGCAGCACCCACTTCCGCATGGGCCTGACCCATTCGGGGGCTCTCACTCTAGGTTGGTGTTAACGGTGGGTTCGGTTCTCCGAGTTACCAGGCAAACCGTGACCTTTCTCTGGCCAGTTGTCCTTTACTGGCAGAACTTTGGCacattttgttctctcttctcaaGCCCCCAGCgccccctttccctcctcatAGTTTCAGTCTGtgactcccccctccctcctcgtTCACGTGAAGAAGCGACAGAGAGACGCCACCTCTACCTCCTCCGTGTGGCCTGCTGTCCCCACGCAGGGCTGCGCTCCCGGCTTCCTGTTCTGTGTCTTTGGTTCCACCGTCTGTCGCGTGTCCGCTCTGTTAGTTCCACGCACGTGCAGTTCTCAGCCGAAAGCCATGAAAGGTCTTGTGTTTAATGAGACGTTGCCCTCTGAGCCCTGCTCTCACTGTGTGCCATCAGTTTTGGGGTGCGGtatgttttcattcatctcaaagtactttctaggggcgcctgggcggctcagtgggttaagcctctgccctcggctcaggtcatgatctcagggtcctgggatggagccccacatcgggctctctgctcagtggggagcctgcttccccttctctctgactctctgcctacttgggatctttctctctgtcaaataaataaataaaatctttttaaaaaaaaaagtactttctaatttcccttgtgatttcttctttgactcattagTTATTGAcgagtgtgttgtttaatcccACACTTTTGACTgtcctaaatttcttttttttttttttttttaagatagacttatttatttgacagaaagagatcacaagtaggcagagaggcaggcagagagagaggaggggaagcaggctccccgctgagcagagagcccgacgcagggctcgatcccagaatcctgggaccatgacccaagccaaaggcagaggcttaacccactgagccacccaggcgcccctgtcctaaATTTCTGACAcagatttctaatttcattcctttgtgggttccttttaaatttattgagacttgctGCGTGGGTTTGTGTGTGGTTGGTCCCAGAGTGCGTCCTGCATGCCCTTCACAAGAGCGGGTTCAGTGGTGGGCGGAGTGCTCTGCAGATTCTCTTCTAGGGgtctgttgattttctgtctggttgtacatcagttttttatttaaaaatctctttttctaaGTAATccctatgcccaatgtggggcttgaacccacaacccatAATCAAGAGTCGCAGGCTCCACTgattgttcattattttttttttcattttttttttaatgtttctttcatattttctcattattattatttacttaaagatttttttttttacttatttgaaagatagtgtgcatgtgcatgtatgcgcactgtggggggaggggcacagggacggagaatctcaagcaggacacacacccccacccagcATTGAgttccccaagatcatgacctgagctgaaacccagagccGGACTCTCAAGTGACccagccaccaggtgccccctgttgTTGGTCATGGAAAGTGGGCAGTGAACTCTTCGGCTGCTGTGCTTGTGTTGTGAATTTTTTCCCGCGTTTCTGTCTGTCCTCGTGTATTTGGGGGCTCTGTCGTTCGGTGTTTGTATATTTATGctgtttgcattttcctaactGACGCGCATGGTTGTGAGGGTCCCTCCTGCAGCTTAGGGACTCTGGGGTTCAGGTCGGCCCGTCTGGTAGCAGCCGGGCCATGTGCGCCCTCTCGCGGCTGCGGTTGGCACAGCATGTCTGCACTGTCTTCTTGCTTTCAGTCCGTTCCTAACTCGGAGTCTGAAGTGTGTCTCCCCTGCGGGTTTGTGGGGTTTTGTCAGGAACGTTACAGAAATGATGTTCTGCCTTCCTTAGTGGGCTTCGTCGGGGGCCACGTGATGTCACTTTGTCTTTTTCCCGCAGATGAGGCTAACTGAGGTCTCCTCTGGGCTTCTTcactataaaaatatgtttttcttgtGAAATTAGTACTAGTCAGTCTGTGGTTAGAGTGTTTGAACCTTTGTGTTCTTCATCAGACTTTCACTCAACACATGATTCTTGCCTGAACAAAATTATTACTATAATTgcaaagattttctattttctttttctttttttgatttatttacttacgtTAGAGAGCGTGAGCGAGCATGCATGCATGTTCAGGAGTgaggggcggagggggagggagagcgaGTCTTcggcagactttgtgctgagcacggagcctgacgtgggctcTCACagcctgtgatcatgacccgagccagaaccaagagtcggTCGCTTAACCGACCACACCACCCTGGTGTCTggtatcagttttttcttttttttttttttttttaacatttatttatttatttgacagagatcacaagtaggcagagaggcagcagagagagaggaggaagggaagcaggctccccgctgagcagagagcccgatgtggggctcgatcccaggaccctgggaccatgacccgagctgaaggcagaggcttaacccactgagccacccaggcaccttgctTGTATACCTTCTGCAGCAAGACTTCTTTCCAGTCCTGCCCTCCAGCCTCAAAGGTGCCATGGGGACTCACCATCAGGAAAACTGCTGAAACTCTTTAGTGACTCCTTTCCAAGCTCAAACCCAGACTTTATGGAGCAGGCACTCTAGACATGTGTCGCCGCTCCCTGGTGGCATTGCCTGGACACTTGTTTGTGGTCGCCCAGATGTGTCCTGTTCTCCATTTCCCACATGCTTGTTCTCCTTGTTTCTTGTGCATCCCTGTCACTCCCCTCTAGCTAACCCTTTGTCCTTTGCTTTGAAGTCTTCACTGAGAAACTTCAGCCAAGTCTGCCCACTTGGAAAGGCCCCCTCGCTCGCGTGCTTCTGGGGCCATGCTGATTGCTCTCTGCACACAGGGTGCACTCACTGCAGGTGAAGGTCTGTTTTCTTCTCATCTGTCACATCTCAAGGGTTCCTTTGCATGACACACAGTGGTTGCTGACAAATGAGTGGCTTTTAGCAGAGTCTCTCTTTGAGAGTGGGCAGGGGCCATCGGTTATAAGTGATGGGATCAACCCTGGGTAACATCACATGTTTGGTCTTattccagaggagaagcaggaagcctACACGGTCTCTGTGTCTCACACGTTGCCCAACTCTTTGGTGTATGGAGCTGACTGGTCCTGGCTCTACTCTGGCAGCCTGTCAGAGATCCACGAGCCGTGCTGCTTGGGGACTTTTCCCTGCAGCAACTCAGGAGCCAGAGCGGCACCTCTCTGTAGCCTGAAGGCTGTACACCAGTCACCAGCAGCCTCTGGTCATCATTTAGCAGAGGACAAAGAAGAGGGTCCTTCCAGACTTCAGAGTAGCAGCAAACGGAGGACCCCTCTCCAGCCACTCGCAGAGGACACGACGAAGAGTGGGAACTGGCGGCACACTGCAGGGACCAAGGTCTGTGACTGTGACCTCTGTCTGGAAGCAGCAACCTTGAACACTGACCTCCTAGCCACTTGCTCCTTTTATGATCATGTTCTTCACCTCTGGAAGTGGGAGAGCAGCTGAGCTAGGGAAGAGTTTGGTTGGTTTGAAGTCAGAAAGGCTACTTCCACAAATAAATCCAGAGTGTGAGTTTGTGAGTGCACTGCACGCAGACCCTCAGACCCTCTCACTGGGTGTTCTCGTCCGCAGGGGACTGCACCCGGCCCAGTGCACTTCATGGGCTCTACAGCGTGAACAGTCAGAGAAGCTGTTGGCTCCTCTGAATCTGCTGGGGCATTTCAAGGCGGTGACTCTGCCTGACAGCAAGGAGTGGAAGGGTCTTGGTTCCCAGCTCTCAGACCTGTCAATCTCTTGTGTGAATTGGACGTTCAGGTCTTCATACTGATTTAATAACTAAAGGAAAgtgtgcttttctctctttttcctaattttactattttttcagtgtttcaagattgtttatgcgccacacccagtgctccatgcagtacgtgccctcaataccaccaccaggctcccccaacctcccacactttctttttttaaagattttgagagaaaaGCATGAGCACGAACGGGGAGGGCTGAAGGGAGAAGCGgaccccgccgagcagagagcccgatccagggccccatccccggaccctgggttcaggacctgagctgaaggcagacgcttcaccgagtgagccccccaggcgccctccaagTGTGCCTTTCCTGAAAGCGACTTAACAGCAGTTTTCGGCGAACATTTACAAAGGTCGCCCCTCCTCGGCCCCGAAGTGCTTGTGTGAGCCTCCGGGGTGGCGAGCGAGGGCGAGTGTGCACGCACTGAGCGCCGCGCGTCCTCGGCCCCAACCCGGAGTGTGGCGGACCAAGCCCTTCCTCTAGTGCCCGGCGGCAGGAACCTAACGAGACCCGGACTGCGGCTGCGGCAGAAGCGGGGCGCGGTGCGGCCGCGGTGGGGCTGCGCGTGCGGAGCCGCGACCCGCCGCGTGCGCGCGAGGACGGAGGCGCCCACCCCGCCCGCCGAGCGGGGCCCCGCGGCAGGGCCCCAGCCGCACCCCCACGCCTGTGCCGGAGCTCAGGGCAGACGCGCGACCGACCGAGCCCCGGGACAGCCCAGACCCCCGTCTGCCGTTCGGCTCTTTCCCGACGAGACCCGTAAGAAGGCGGCGCGCTCCCCCCGACAGAAGACTCCGGGCCGAGGTTCGGGTTCAGCGGCGTTTATCTAGGCACCCGCACTCCCCGGAGCGCATGCGCCGGGCCCCGGCCTCTGCCCCGAGCCCACGGCGAGGCCGCTCGTGGCCTGCCCAGGCGCCGTCCTCTGCGGGCGAGCGGGCCCCGCGTGGCGGCCGCGGCTGCTAGCGCGGGAAGTTCCTGGGGTACAGCGGGAAGAGCCTGCCGTCCTGCGCCGGCTCGAAGCCGTACTTCTCCAGCCGCGCCGGGTCCAGCGTGCCGTCCCTGAAGTCCTCCTCGACGGCCGGGGCCGCGGCCTCCCGGAACAGCTGCTCGGCCGTCAGGGGCGCGTCCGGGCCCGCGGGGGCGCGGTAGCTCACGTACGGCCGCAGCCGGAAGCCCGCCAGCTCGGGCACCACCAGCTCCGGGACCATCTCCTGGACCTGCACGAACTTCCCGTTGCGGCCGCGGACGCCGGTGCCCTTGGCGCCGCGGCCCTTGTAGAAGGTGCGCGGGCCCCGCTTGCTGGTCCACCGGCTCACGCGGTCCGCGCCGCGCACGAGCGCGCGAGCAGCCCCGCTCAGAAGGCCCATGCCGAAGCCTGCACGCCGCGGGCGCCCCAGTCGCCCCGCACGCACCGCCGCCGGCCGCGCTGGCCCCCGCTTCCGGCGGCCCAGGAGACTTCCGGCGGTTCGCGCGGCTTCCGGCGGCCGACGCGGCTTCCGGCGGCCGGCCCGGCTTCCGACCCGCGCGCCGCAGCAAGAGTAGCTCCGATTGGTGGCGCTGCGTCCAATGTACAGCCTCGGCCCTGCGAGTGGGCGGGGCCTCTGGCCCGGCCAATGAGCGAGGAGGTGCGACCTTGACAGCCGGGCGGCGGGGGGTAGTGACGGGAGCGCGGGCGTCGGGAGCGCGCGGTCCGGGTGAGTCGCCGCAGAGCGCCCGGAGGCAGCGGGGGCCTGGGTCTGGCGGTGCGAGGAAGGGTGTCCGTCAGCGCCCCCAGCCCGTGCCGGGGCGCGCACTGCCCCACAGGCCCGCCCGGCCCTGCGCGGTGGGAGGCGCAGGTGGGAGGCGGAGCCCGAGTCCTCCGGACGCCCCGGACGTtaaccaccacccccagccccgacGCCCGTCGACCCCGAGCCCCCAGCTCCGAGGTCCCCCAGCCGTGAGGCCCGACCCGACGCCCGTCAGCCCCCGGCCTCCAGTCCCGACACCAGTAATCCTCGAGCCCCCGGCCTCGCTGGTCCCCAACCCAAACCCCGCACTCTGTCGCCCGTCAGCCGCGGCTCTCCAGCCCCGACGGCGGCCAGCCCCGGCGCTTGTCCACCCGAGGTTCCCCAGCTCTGATGTCCTCCGACACCgacgcccccccccaccccgaggacCCCCTAAAATGACACCCCCAACCTGGACGGGCGCTCACCCCGGTGCCTTCCCGACCTTGCAGCCCCCGCCCCGCGTCTGTCGGGCTGTGTGCTGTCTGTGCCCTCGCGGGTGCGGGCCCTGAGCTCGGGGCCTCCGGGCTGGGGGCGGGCGCTGCTGGCCCTTCGGGAGACTGGGCCGAGAAGGAAGGGTTTTCCATGTGGGTGGCAGAGGACACAGGACGTTTGACCCAGGAGCAAATGCAGTCTGGCCCGGCTTCTGCCCTCTGCGCCTGACTTCTCTGGTTGGGATTTGGGGAGAGACATGCCCTCTGTTGCTGCTGCTTTTCTGAGGGGCCTGGGACACACGGGGGACAGCCCCAGACCTGGCTCCTCCCCACTGGATAGGGGCGAGGTGAaccagctcctccagctcctccctctgctcaagGTGACACATCCACCTTGAGGGCTGCAGCCCACTGGCTAGAGACCCCCCTGAGGCAGGCCACTAGGTTGTCTCACAGTTGCCCTGTGGCACCGTGTGCACCCCTGTCCTGCCCCCAGCTACAGCCCCATCCCTGTGGTCCTGGGAGCTCCTGGCCACACTAGGCCTTGGCTGAGCCGCCCGCGCTTGCCCTTGACCTGCTGGGAGAGGACCGGGACTTGGCCGCAGCTGTGGGTTCCTGGGCGGCCGGGGAGCTGCTCGCAGAGGTGGGAGTGGCTCTGGCGGAGAGCACAGCTTTCCATCAGGGGTTCCTTCAGTACAGGGGActtcagagagaaaaggagcccAGCAGCAAAGGCTGAAAGCGTTGCTCTGCCCCGTGAGCATGAGTTGGCGGGACAGTTGCCTTCCTTTGAAccagtctttcttcttttgaccttgactgtttttttcatttttagccaTGAAGCAAGAGGAGGATGCCAGCCCAGAGGTATGGAGCTGGAGGGTTCCAGGGATGAATCAGAGCCTCGGAACGGCCAGGGAGGGGCGTTTCTGGACCCGGAGAAAGGGTCCTTTCCACGTTTGCACTGTGGGCAGCACCTCCGAGTCAGCTGAGTGGGAGCGGCAGCTTGGGCCCCTTTGTCCCCTTGTCAGAGTCGAGACCCTGCCACTTCTTCCCCTGAGGTCACAACGGTCAGTTCCTGCGTCCCCTTAGGACTTTTGCTTGCTTTGACTTGAGTGTTTTCTCCGTGGAATATTTGTAGCCGTATCACAAAGCCTTTATTCCTAAAGCAGAAAAGTGGATGCATTAAAACAACTCTGGAACGCCTGAGACGCTCAGTATGGGAGATTGCATGACTAGGTTATGGGCCACCTGTGTGTCCCTTTCCTGGGTTATCCTT
The DNA window shown above is from Mustela erminea isolate mMusErm1 chromosome 12, mMusErm1.Pri, whole genome shotgun sequence and carries:
- the MRPL41 gene encoding 39S ribosomal protein L41, mitochondrial produces the protein MGLLSGAARALVRGADRVSRWTSKRGPRTFYKGRGAKGTGVRGRNGKFVQVQEMVPELVVPELAGFRLRPYVSYRAPAGPDAPLTAEQLFREAAAPAVEEDFRDGTLDPARLEKYGFEPAQDGRLFPLYPRNFPR
- the DPH7 gene encoding diphthine methyltransferase isoform X3, whose protein sequence is MNAYTLQPVSSFALGKQCLALSLDWSTGRTERASDQPLKIIGSDSKGKLHLLEVTEAGLQEVATWPAHHFEAWIAAFDYWRTEIVYSGGDDGLLKGWDTRTPGTCVFTSERHSMGVCSVQSSPHQEDILATGSYDEHVLLWDTRNMKEPFADMAAQGGVWRLKWHPFHHHLLLAACMHGGFQIFNCQKAIEEKQEAYTVSVSHTLPNSLVYGADWSWLYSGSLSEIHEPCCLGTFPCSNSGARAAPLCSLKAVHQSPAASGHHLAEDKEEGPSRLQSSSKRRTPLQPLAEDTTKSGNWRHTAGTKVCDCDLCLEAATLNTDLLATCSFYDHVLHLWKWESS